A region from the Gossypium hirsutum isolate 1008001.06 chromosome A08, Gossypium_hirsutum_v2.1, whole genome shotgun sequence genome encodes:
- the LOC107919102 gene encoding uncharacterized protein: protein MARQPTLAYAARHHEDRNVIHMITDTLFIHSLSYFALKDIRSTHSYVASIVSVNLGILVKSISGDISVISFLGVTIRGVDLILGMVYLVEHQASSDYAYKRVTLRFEDDVKILMVGEHINYLSNVIYILDIQTVKECSDVFHEELLRLPSDREVEFNIEVLIGSALVPISPYRMASKELMELKVKLQELPSVSL from the exons ATGGCAAGGCAGCCTACTTTGGCATATGCGGCTAGGCACCATGAGGATAGAAATGTGATCCATATGATAACTGACACATTATTTATCCATTCTCTTTCTTATTTTGCATTGAAAGATATCCGTTCAACCCATTCATACGTAGCTAGTATTGTTTCTGTTAATTTGGGAATTCTTGTTAAGAGTATTTCTGGTGATATTTCTGTGATTAGTTTCTTGG GAGTTACCATTCGGGGAGTTGATCTGATACTAGGTATGGTCTACCTCGTGGAGCATCAAGCCAGTTCGGATTATGCTTATAAGAGAGTAACTCTGAGATTTGAGGATGATGTGAAAATTCTTATGGTTGGTGAGCATATAAATTACCTCTCTAATGTAATCTACATTCTG GATATTCAGACAGTTAAAGAATGTTCAGATGTCTTTCATGAAGAATTATTGAGGTTACCATCGgatagagaggttgagtttaaTATTGAGGTTTTAATTGGATCAGCTTTGGTGCCCATTTCTCCCTACCGCATGGCATCGAAGGAGCTTATGGAATTGAAAGTAAAACTTCAGGAACTTCCTAGTGTGTCTTTGTAG
- the LOC107918449 gene encoding rhodanese-like domain-containing protein 14, chloroplastic, which yields MAALTSITPNPASSSSVYSNFRTSPLTLSSQITADCSCLLSVRLGLASKQRLASRNRRCLIIRSAATKPAKSPAEEDWKVKRELLLEKRVRSVDAKEAFRLQKENNFVILDVRPEAEFKEAHPAGAVNIQIYRLIKEWTAWDIARRAAFAFFGIFSGTEENPEFMQSVESNFGKDAKIIVACTTGGTMKPSQNLPEGQQSRSLIAAFLLVLNGYKNVFHLEGGLYTWFKEGLPSESEE from the exons ATGGCAGCACTCACTTCAATTACCCCCAACCCAGCTTCATCCTCTTCAGTATACTCCAATTTCAGGACCTCTCCATTGACTCTCTCTTCCCAGATTACTGCAGACTGTTCTTGCCTTTTGAGTGTAAGATTAGGTCTAGCATCAAAGCAAAGGCTGGCTTCCCGGAATCGGCGGTGCCTAATTATCCGAAGTGCAGCAACAAAGCCTGCAAAATCACCAG CTGAAGAAGACTGGAAGGTCAAGAGGGAACTTCTCTTGGAAAAAAGG GTAAGAAGTGTGGATGCAAAGGAAGCTTTTCGCCTTCAAAAAGAGAATAACTTTGTGATTCTCGATGTACGTCCTGAAGCAGAATTTAAAGAG GCTCATCCAGCAGGGGCTGTTAATATTCAGATATATAGGCTTATAAAGGAGTGGACGGCATGGGATATCGCCAGGCGTGCAGCATTTGCATTTTTTGGCATATTTTCCGGCACAGAAGAGAACCCTGAGTTTATGCAAA GTGTAGAATCAAATTTTGGCAAGGACGCAAAGATAATAGTGGCATGCACAACTGGGGGTACAATGAAGCCATCCCAAAATCTACCTGAAGGTCAACAATCCAG ATCACTCATAGCGGCTTTCTTGCTTGTGCTCAATGGGTACAAAAATGTTTTCCATTTAGAAGGGGGTCTTTATACATGGTTCAAAGAAGGACTGCCATCAGAATCCGAAGAATGA